One Littorina saxatilis isolate snail1 linkage group LG14, US_GU_Lsax_2.0, whole genome shotgun sequence genomic region harbors:
- the LOC138947793 gene encoding uncharacterized protein, protein MAGIKKIRTTPYHPSGNPVERWNRTLIGMLRSLEEEKKTDWRKYIKSAVHAYNSCIHSSTGYSPYFLFFGRHPRLPVDLAFGLDLDHRNKTSTRQFVKDLKRQLKQAYENASHQMDKMRRKNKARYDVSARAAELEVGDRVLVRRMGPRLVSKVTDRWEQSVYVVSSKSPNVPVYTVQDESGIGPKRTLHRNLLLPIGVLGDIPTPLEPTPTTPAPNIPKHRMSPLESEPCDEPSEGREIGPFRVIIDRVKNPVYPSSTSPSADDDQAPPSDSDLSVSSENEKSGGNTSDGEVDSDPPPLRRSTRKRRPVEKLNLVHRLDDPLNMAKHKLMSVRSEMCQALESPGLLAVENGVRRCMESLAEICRVLGALGFR, encoded by the coding sequence ATGGCAGGAATCAAGAAGATAAGGACAACTCCTTACCATCCTTCTGGTAACCCAGTGGAACGGTGGAACCGCACTCTCATCGGTATGCTTCGAAGTCTCgaggaggaaaagaaaacaGACTGGCGGAAATACATCAAATCTGCAGTTCACGCCTACAACTCCTGCATACATAGCAGCACAGGGTATAGCCcgtactttctttttttcggcAGACACCCTCGGCTGCCTGTGGATTTGGCGTTTGGCTTGGATCTGGATCACCGAAACAAAACCAGTACCAGACAATTTGTCAAGGATCTGAAGCGACAACTCAAACAGGCCTACGAAAACGCATCGCATCAAATGGAcaaaatgagaagaaaaaacaaagccCGTTATGATGTTTCGGCCCGTGCAGCAGAATTGGAGGTTGGAGACCGGGTTTTGGTCAGAAGAATGGGACCCCGACTTGTCTCCAAGGTCACAGACAGGTGGGAACAGAGTGTATACGTGGTGTCTTCAAAGTCGCCAAACGTTCCGGTATACACAGTTCAGGATGAATCCGGCATTGGACCAAAACGGACACTCCACAGGAACCTGCTGTTACCAATAGGCGTGTTAGGTGACATCCCCACACCATTGGAACCAACACCCACTACTCCAGCGCCGAACATTCCGAAGCATAGGATGTCACCGTTGGAATCAGAGCCATGTGATGAGCCATCGGAAGGCAGAGAGATAGGCCCGTTCCGGGTCATCATTGATCGAGTCAAAAACCCTGTTTATCCCTCAAGTACAAGTCCGAGCGCTGATGATGATCAGGCTCCACCCAGTGATAGTGATTTGTCAGTTTCCTCAGAGAACGAGAAATCGGGAGGAAACACTTCGGACGGAGAAGTCGACAGTGATCCACCCCCGCTCAGAAGGTCTACCAGGAAGAGACGCCCTGTAGAAAAACTCAATTTGGTTCACCGGCTAGATGATCCATTGAATATGGCCAAGCATAAACTCATGAGTGTCAGGAGTGAGAT